GGTAATCTCAGACTTTGACATGACACTGACCAGATTCGCTCACAACGGCAAGCGAGTTCCCACCACTCACAGTGAGCACAAAGACACTTAAAGTGTTCCCATGATGTATTCCAGGATGTATATACAAATTACTGGATGGATAATGCAAGTTATACCtgtgtggtttttgtttgtgtcttcTTTTTAGACATCTTGGATAACCGGCTGCTGATTAATGAAGAATGCACTAAAAAGGTAAGAGCTTTACAAACACATGGGGTTAATTACACTTTTGTCAGTGTTGTTCATCCATGATTTCAGTTAACTTTAAGACGAACAGTGTGTTTGTTGCCATGTGGATTGTATATAATATTAATGAGTGTTCTGTTGCTGTTCTGCTGTAGATGAGGGAGCTGTTAAACACTTATTATCCCATAGAGATCGATGCTAGCCGGAGTGCTGAGGAGAAACTTCCTCTCATGGTCGAGTGGTAAGAAATAAATGCGTCAGATATTAACTCATTTGATTCCAGTGGATCTTCAGAGCATACTGAAGAATAGTGAACTGTAATTTATATACACACTGACGTATGTTGTTAAATGGTTGATATCTTGTATTTATTCTGCTCTCTAAAGGTGGACAAAAGTCCACGAGCTGCTGATTCAGCAGAAGATCAGAAAAGACATGCTGGCCCGGGCTGTGAAGGAATCCAGCGCCATGCTCAGGTACGCACAGCTCAAATTACACAGAGCTGGTTTCTACAGAGAAGAATCTGTTTACAGTTATGAagtgttttgttatttaaaataatcttCGAGGCAGATGATGTCTATATAAATCAATTTATTACACTGTCACAACAAAGCTGATAAATTACAGCTGCTCTGCAATGAAAACATTCATTTAGAGGCCAAAATACTTATTAAAAAGGAGGTGGGAACCAGTAACATCAGCCGTGTTTGGGTTTCAGATACTTTCAAAAGCAATGTTTAACACTGTAAAGATTATATGAACCATTTCTATTTAACCTCTGTGGTGTTTCTTCATGTTTCATGGTCTAATTTAGTCATGTTTGGTGTGTTTCTGTCTTAAGGGAAGGGTACAAAGTATTTTTTGACCATCTGGCTGAGCACCAGGTCCCTCTGCTGATCCTCTCCGCCGGGGTCGgtgatgtcttggaggaggtgATTCGACAGAACCATGTCTTCCATCCAAATGTCCACATCATCTCCAACTACATGGACTTTGACCACACTGTGAGTTTAACCACACTCAGCCTCACACACGTTTCATGTGATGGACATGACTGTGCAAATTTGTAATTTTACGTCACATAATTACTAATATATTACATACATACTAGTGCACaagtccatgttttttttttaacacaaaacaTGATTCACGGCTAACTGAGAAGAACAAACTTGTCtttatatttaacaaaaactttcatgcacattgttttccttttaacttCTCTAATAAACATTAATAACCATGCACTAATAGGCATGCAGGAAATATAAGATttattattgattgattgattgattgatcatactttattcatcccgagggaaattgggttaaggctgccagccgtgccagcgccatcttacccatccgaccatacatacattacacaaacatcacatggggaagacaggtcagaggggtataacatggaaaagcacaacatgaggaaagataaggagaaaaaataactccccagactgagctccaacaggagatcagtttgagaacagaaaaaaacacctctgcacatagcacatgaaaaaaactcttaatacaccaaagaaacacatgacaagcagcaggggtgggtaaagggtgagagacagccaatgtgggcagtacatccgggcctgcagcctatgcgctggtctccatgatccaccgtcagcatcggaagggaataagcgtcgaaggcgtttggaggggggaggggggatgagtgtatatctgcatgtgtatatatgtctgtgtgtgtgtgtgtgtgtatgtgtccagagttcagctgagacagtgtccttcgccctgccaggctaagtaaacagtcttccagccaacccaggtggccttgcatagaatgggaagaacagtcacAACACAGttgttatcagggtgttgttgttcagctccagccttgagaccgcagctggcgctgaaggggtatccgcatgaagtgatggtggttttaactttactgcgaacaactcatatgaatttcaaagctgttctaacagtccaacactggtcactcaaactcccgttggagagccgtgagcttctccatgatgttatcaaacttacgctccgtgatgttgtcattcttgtgctcaaagagccgattctgagaactcacgaccgcagtgagcttctccaagatgtgatccaatttgcgctcagaggtgttattccgagcgagcccctccagatgtaatccagtttgcactcagaggtcttgttctgagtattcacggcagccgtgcggttctccaagatcttatccgtgctgcactcaatgagcccattttgagaaactcacgcctcgtcccatcgtttcaatcccagcgggcagccttgtgggggtttgaacagccggttccgcttccttaattcttcgataagccagggccaagccagctccgatcagcaagaaccctgttatcatggttccgaataggtagatatcttcagcagtcaggctcacccgagcccagacttctcgttgagaaaggggtgtcaattgcattcagggaccaattgatcaaatccataattcctcttttaggttttagagaacagactgtgagagagtgttccagggaaaagtaatacaaaaaaacacgagactagacaaggacacaagaggctaagcagggaagctaagggagagtagaggaggaggaaaaaaagtgcgaccgccttcgccgAGAGCAAGAGAAGAATTATTTTCTTAAATCTATGCTCTTATAATTgcttattattgcacattagctGAGTTCTGTCACATCTTGTAAAGTCTCATCATCTTGTAAAGTCTCATCATCAGTTTGTCAGTCGTCTGTGAAACACCTTGAACTGCATGCAGTTTGATTGACTGGTTCAGCACAATGGATGTAAAAGCCTGGATCacaatcttaaaaaaaataatcattttgcCAGGTTTAAAAGCTTTAAGCTTCCAGCCAAACCAGTCAGTTTAGACTAACCAGCATCCCACGAGGAATTACTGGCAAGTAAGTTTGCAGTTGGATATGTTTGAGAGGTGTGACAATACACACCTGGTTAGTTGAACCACCTGCCACGTAGTTTTTTGAAAGGAATtgtcagtttttcttttgttttttgtacaaaTTTTCCTTACAAGGAAAGAAACTGTTACAGCTTTTTAGAAAGGATCCTTTCTACTGTTTCTTACTTTTTACTGAAAAATGTGTCATATTTCTGAACTGTTACATGTAATCAATACATTTAGTCCAGAAATGGGGGGTAAAtctatttattgtatttatttattatagttTGGCATGTTCTGTCAGAGTGCTGTTGTTTCATGTTAGGTCATAGGGTGTTTTGAATACTAGGAGGTATGAATATGTGAATGGTTATCTGTATGTGTCCAGCATGTTCAGGTTTCGCTCTGCCTTTTGCTAAATGCTTGCTGAAGTGGGATCTAGCTAGAGCTCTGTAACTCTTGTCATGAGCTGTCATGCATCTTCGTTGTATTGGCCTTTTGAATAGATGTGTGATAGCTTACTTACCTTATTGTAACGCAGCATTTCTTCCTATTAAGGGGATGCTGCAAGCCTTCAAAGGTCAACTGATTCACACCTTTAACAAGAGAGAAGGCGCTCTGTCACATGCAGCCGGACTCAGAGAGCTGCAGGGTCGACCCAACGTGCTGCTGCTGGGAGACTCACTGGGAGATCTGACCATGGCCGACGGAGTCTCTGAGCCCCAGAACGTCCTCACCGTTGGGTTCCTCAACGACCAGGTCAGACTGGTGTAGTGCTGTCCTGGGATTTGTTACTTCGACATGGATCAGTTTTAAAAGCTCACTTCTCTGTTTGGTGTTtcaggtggaggagaggaaggagtCTTACATCAACTCTTTTGACATCGTCCTGGTGAAGGACGAGACGATGGACGTCCCAAACGCCATCCTCAGGTACATTACCTCATCGAGAGACAACAAGTAAGATGCACAAGGAGGAGCCAGACTTAATGTCAAAAATGCACAGATTACCTCATTTACTGCATTCACGCTGTCGCATGCTGGACAATCTCACAGCCTCACTGACCTCATGACTGGATATTTGAACATCAAATCACACTCTGGACCTGAGTTCACTGTAATGCGGTGCAGATGTTTAAAAACGTACTATTCTGTTTCACAGGCACGGGCTGGGCTTTGTTTCAAACTGTTTCTAGTGTTGCATCTAACTGGCCACTTGTTACCTCAGCATAACTCACCGAGCTGCCAGAACAGTAAAACCACAGACAGGTGAAATTAATAACACAGCACTCCCCATTCTCAGAGCAGGACTATGCACTCCACTACACACTCCTCTCAAGAAACAAGCCTACAAACACCCAAGATCCCAATCCACTGAGGTGCTAACTCCATAACCCACAGGACCCAAACGATCCGCTTTATCGGCAcatcctgtttttatttgcagGCTGCCCTGCgggtaaaaacaacaacaaaaagaaaaaaaaaatcagtctgaACCATTAGCCTGCCGGCCCGTTTTACAAGTGTTCTTTAAATGACAGTAACTTTGTAACCATTTGTGCTAGAGACAAAATTCAGACTGTTCCAGAAAGAAGACGGATTTCACTGGGATATTTGGTATGTCATGGTAGCACAACACATTCACAAGGTACTGCTGTCTGAACGCAGACAGCACTTCACATTACCGCAATTCCTCAGTCATGTTGGGGTATAGAAAACTGGGATATAGAAAATTCAAATGATTCCTGAAagatgagacttttttttttttaaattttacaccTGAAGTTACAAAATAAGTCCAGGCGGCCTGTGTGATACTTTGGTGATAACAAGTTTTTCAATCCTAATAATTACCCtgtgatttatttgtttttttaggaaGAAGCTGTGTTTTATGTGTACTGTGTGTTACCTTTGTGTACGCTGTGAGTACTTGAAGTTCTAAACATACTGTGCACATGAGTTTCTTCATAGCATGCCGCTATGACAGTGCAGCGATCAGCCTTTTacctctttttgttttaaacgtTTTGGATCTGTGACAGTGGATGCAGACACATTAATCCTGCTATTCTATGGTAGTACTTCACAACGGGCTGTTACTGTATGTTAAATGGAGTTAGTTTGTTGAGCTTTCCCAAACGCATCGTGCTCAAAGATATGAAGATGTACATGGACTAGCAAGcgtttatatttaaatgtactgtatattttttttcttaaatccaaagaaaaaaagatttcctCTTGATTTTCTATGCTTATTAACTAAAGCAATAATAAGACCCTGTAAgtctaataataacaatgataacAAATGCAGTTTTATGTTGTGAATCAGTCCTGCTGTAGCATTTCTTTCTATTAGAGGTGTCTAATaactaatatttttaaattgttaacAATAGTTTGCAAGAAATTGAAACTAAATCAGTGCATTTTAGTCTTAACACATATGCTGGTGCTTTTCAAacaatgtttttactgttttcttGTCTGTTTCAAAGATTCTCATTATAGTTGTATCTATTATCTGGTGCAGAATGCAGAGATGCGAGATCACAGAGaggaaagaaacacacagattgtaagaaaaaagaaaatggtttttctacaaacattttaatgaatgtgGTGTTCAGGGACAAATAAAGGTGCTTGTTTGtttacagcaatcaaacagacaattgtaacacacacaaaaaatgataGCGAAAAAGATCTTCTGCActtcttttttgtcatttcaaaaCTTGAAACCACTAAACCATgactctgtgtggggaaaaaagtctCTTGTTGCCCGATTCttggttgttgtgtttttgttggagGTTTATCCCTGAGAGAGAACCAAACACTTTTGTCCTCATCACAACTCCTCGTGCCTTGCCTGTTCCCGCTCTTTGTCCTCGTCCACTTTAAGTTTCAGCTCGTTGGCTGTGATCACGCCGTCTTTATTTCGGTCCTGGTTTTGGAACATGTCGGTGACGACCTGCTCCATGGTCAGCCCGGGCTTTATGCGACCTTTGCCCTCTGTCACCTGCAGCTTGATGAACTCCGCAAACTAAAGTTAAAGAGATCGAGAACCATCAGTCACGAATTAGTCAGTGTTCACTCGCCTGTTCTAACGCCAAAGAAAAACCCTGTGTTTCATTAAGAGTCGCCATACGTGCTTTTTTAATTCATATCAACTTCAAAAATGGAGTatcaaacataaataataattatttaaaattaatatgATAGgtactgtacaaaaaaaaaaaaaaagatcagtgtTGTTCTTAGTCTCACCTCCAGATGGCACTAAAGTAAAGCAAGTTAGGTACATTTCAGTGAGATATGCTACTTTTTCCTCTTGGATTTTTGTGTGTTGTCACTCATCATTAAGAAAAATTATGAactcaaaggggaaaaaagtaaaataagtcTTACAAAGTGAAAGAATCAGTATTTTGATACATAAAACATTAACAGTAGCTAATTGTATAGTGTGGGAAACAGAAATGCAGGCTTATACAGGCTAGTAAGTGCAGGCTAAACTGGCTTGCTTGCGTCTTGCCATATACAGAGGTTATCACCAGCTGATAAACTGCAGTTCTTGCAGTCGGGGGCGGcaaaaccagttattaggtttaggaaaTTGCTTTTTCACTAGGATCAGGTAGATTTggacattttttcccccctaataAATAAGTTCAACTTTTAAAAACGGCATTTTCTATTTACTTGGGGCGTCTTTGTCTAAtgctaaaatttgtttgataGATCTCAAACATGTTAGTGTGACAACTatgcaaaaaactaagaaatcaatAAGGGGGTCGAATAATTTTTCACAACACTGTAGTTTGCGTAAACAAAATTCAGTAAATACTTATCATATCGTGTTCAGTGAGCCTGCAGACTAAAAAAAACATAGAACAGAGTTGACAAGCATGAATTAAGCTAATGTTAAATAATAGTGTGATTATAAAGGAGGAACACAGACATGATGTCAGTAGACATATTAAAAAATCCATCGGTTACTTGGACTACTTATGTTGCTTTTCCTCACtgcctttttttaaatcctactaTGTGAAATGACAGTTGTCTACGTACCTCCTCCTGTGGCACCTCTGCATTCTTGTTCATGTCCAAGGCTTCAAACAGGTCTGCAGGAGTGTCCTCCAGCCACACAAACAGGTAACCAGGCGGCACGCCCTTCTCAAAGCTCAGCAGCTCTATGTCAAAGACCAACACGGCGCTGCTCGGCACACCAGCAGCTGGCAgaaagttaaaaacacaactgtCAACATTACTTCTGTAAGATGGCAACTTTTATTGGTGCTATGGCCATAAACAAGCGTCAGCCATACAGCAGAAATCTCACCTCCCCTTTCCCCGTGGCCGAGGTGAGGTGGCACCGTTATCACCCTcctctctcccacacacatgCCCTGCAGGCCCTGATCCAGCCCGTCGATCACTTTGTCTGAGCCCAGTTCCACGTCCTGAAGGCTGCCATAGTCGTGTCTGAGGACGAGGTCAGTTaggagacaaaacaaaaagatgatGAATTATGCTGATTTCAAATTTGAATCAGTGTTAAAAGAGATGAGGATGTGCGTATTTGTGTGACCCACGAGGAAAAGAGCAGCGTGCCGTCCATGAGGGAGCAGTTGTAGTGGTAGCGGACGAGGTCGTTCGCTTCTGTGGTCTCGTTACACACTTCGGGTCTGTGGATGACCTGGATAGCCACCGTGTCGTTGGGGTTGTGGAAGTCGATGACGTGGACGTCAAAGACGAGCACAGCAGAAGGAGGGATCACATCACCTGGTTAGACCatacagaggttttatttatttatttagtttcatTTAATGAAAAATGCACATCAACTATGACGGCCCATTAGCCAATGATGTGATTTGTTATGGTTTTCTAGTTTTTGTGTCATACTATAATCTATATATAAGCCAGGATAGGATTTATTAGGTATTACGTAGTAGCTTAACACTgccattttacatttttattatgcACTGCATTGACACCCTTAAGACATAATAAGATTTCTGTCAGTCTGagttggttttattttctgGAGGAGAGAACTTCCCTGAAGCTGGGACACTTTACACTGACTCACCTGCTCCGTTCTCTCCATATGCCAGGTGTGGAGGAATAGTGatcctcctcttctccccaaTGCAGATTCCCAGCAGGCCCTGATCCATCCCCATTATTACGTACCCCATCCCGATGTAGGTGTTGTAAGTGCTGTTCCTCTGGTAGCTGGGGACAATAAAAAGGCCAAAAATGCAAGTTTATGTTTAAGCCTTAAGCTGTATTGGCAGGGATGGGACAGCAGTATTATTTCACATATAAAATGAAAACTAAGCTCCAGCCAAATCAGCAGAGCATGAGCTGACCTGGTATCAAAGGTGACTCCGTTCAGGAAGGTGCCGTTATAGTGGTACCGAATGTAATCCCCGACCACGGACCTGCGAGCGCATGACTCCGGCACCAACTGGTTCTCAACAGTGATGTTATCCTTCGGGTTGTGGATGTCCACCAGCAGGACGTCGAACACCAGAGTCGCCTGAGGGGGAATCTCGTTACCTGGCAAACAGAAAAGTGGAGAATTTTGGATGTCACATCTACTGATTGCAACATGCAAGTGGTTGGATATAGAGAAGAGTTTCATTTAGGTGAAACTTTTTAATTGATTGATTCAAAGCTGCAAACCacccagaaagaagaaaaaggttTGTGATACAAACTTCTGGTTTCACAGAGTGTTTTGAAGCGTCCTTAAGCACCAAAATCACGTTGCCTACCTCGGCTTTAATGTTACCGTCTCAATTATTTGACTTATTGAGTTTGTAAAAATGATTTCCTTTCACAAATACATTGATCAGCCACAGGTTGGACCCTTCTTGAATCAACATTTCAATCTCTTTATAAAATTCGGAGTTCCTCACCTGATCCCTTTTCTCCGTAGGCTTTGAATGGCGGGACGACGATTTTTCTGATCTCTCCCACACACATGCCCAGCAGGCCCTCGTCCATGCCCTTGATCATCCAACCCTCACCTACTAGGgtgttgtgtgtctgtttcctgGTGTAGCTGCGTGGGGCTCATACAAGCGCAAAGTCAAACACACAACTTCACACAGACAACATACCTGGATGACACAGTACAGACATGACTTAGACTTAGGGATAAAATTGCCTAAAAATATTGGTCCCATTCAACTCATGCTGGTTTGAAGAAAGAGTTAATAAACATCTTATCTTCTCCAGAAAACAGTCACCACAATCAGAATTCACCTGGAGTCAAAGATGGTGCCGTCGAGCAGAGTGCCGTTGAAATGGTAACGCACAAAGTCAGTACGCATCACGGAGCGCTTGCAGTCTTTCGGAGTGGTGATGGTTGTAGTTACAACCAGGTCGGCCTTGTTCCACAGATCCAGCAGGTGGATGTCAAACACGAGGGTGGCGTCTGGAGGAACAACGTCACCTGAAAATAAGGTTTGATGACAGTTAGGTGGAAGCCGCAGACAGATATGGAtggaagcaaaacaaacaaataacttatgGTCACTAAGGCTTTCACACTGTGCTCCAAAATCCACACAAGCATTGATTTTACATGCATTTCCATAAGTGATACATTACAGATGAAATGGGATGTTGGTAATTTAGTTTCCGGCACTTTTTAACGACTACAAATACAGAAGAATAACTCTTGTTTAGATACATTTTGAGTGCCATTAAGTTTGCATTTCAACACTTGATGATGGTATTAGGTCACTTCAACTCTTTACCCTTTGAAAGCCTACCAGGAATAATCCTCTCCTAGCTCTAGCTCAAAATGTTTGTAGGGTGGTCTCTGCCTATGCAGCTACccttaaaaaactaaaaaacaataCACAGAAACTATTATAATAGTATAATGGGTTGCAAAATGTCTTCTTTAAGGAGGAAAAAGTTCGTAAGCCTGCTAAACAAGCAACAGGCCTGTCTGCAGAAACCCGaaagcatttctatgctggacAACTGCCAGTTTGTGAAAACGTGATTACAAAAGTTTGTTTGTAGATTTGAATCACACATGCATGGCATCTGAAATACAAACAGCCCACTAAGGGTAGCCAGGAAAACTATAGGCTATTTATGCACACTCTAAAACAGAAGAGCCACAAAGTAGCTGCTACGGAGCCAAGTTGAAATCCTGGATATGAGCTGTTGGTTAGAGTGGAAACTCTTGTGTgctataaaaacatttaaaaaagatctaactaaacaagcccaaatcattatCATCTATGCAGTACATTGTTTTCTCTAGATTCAGAGCTGCAAACTCTTTAATCATCACACAACCATATTGCAGTCCAAATTGTTGTACGTGTCTACCCCTGTCTGCTGTGGGTTGCTGTCTTCTTCTTGAGTTGGGGCGTTTTTGCGCTGTACAAGTCAATGGGTATCAATAATCTATTGATAAAAACGTCCTTTGCAAATTAGTGCCTAATAATGTTCACACATGACCTCTGCACTCACCTGCACCGGTGTTTCCATAGGCCAGCTGTGGCGGGACTGTGATTTTCCTGcgctcattcacacacatgcccTGCAGACCTTTGTCCATCCCAGCAATGAGCCGACCCTCCCCGATCAGGCCGACTTTAGCTGCTCCTTTCTGATGGCTGTGAAGGAAACAAAGGAACGTCATAAGTGGGTCAAGAACTCAGAGAGGGCTGCCTCTGCGGAATGTGCACGTAGAGCCACATTAACGGAATCTGCAAACTTGCTTGAACTTGTAAATCATTATCTCggtatttttgacatttctaaaTATCATTTTGCTGCTACAGCCAGCCTTTgcattttggggattttttagGGCCTCTGCAGCCGACAATGAAGTAAAAACGTAAATTATAACGTAATGTGGACCCACTCACCTCGAATCAAAAGTTTTTCCATCGACAAATGTTGCGTTATAGTGATAGCGCACGTAATCTCCGCTTTTCACTTCTCTGGCGCAGTCTTTGGGGATGAAGTATCTGTCCACGACTACATCTCCAAGCACAGGACTGGGGTTACACTCCACGAAAGAGCCGGAGATGAGAAGAAAAAAGGCAATGCAAAAGGAAAACATTGTTTGCAGAATAACTTAAAATggatttcaaataaaaataccaaaaaataaaaattaaaagcataaaaattAAATCAGTTTAAGCCCTGCGTTCGAGTGCGCTCTTCACAGCGCAGAGGGGCCGGGCTGCAGATGTGGAGCTGGGCAGCGGTGTCTGAATGCTGTAAACGTGGACAACCTCCAGGTCGCTGtacaaactttttttcttacCATAGTGGAAGGAATGTGCGAGCTGGGAGAGGCAAGCCCCTCCGTCAAACTTACcacaataagaaaagaaaaaaaaagcatgaactCCTTCAAAATAAGATATAGCCTTATAATAGAGGTTTTACTgggaaaaacacaaagtaagAAGCAGTAATGATAAACATAAGAGTGCATAAGTCCCCGGTCATCACgtgctttttaaaatacaaatcacttCAATCGCTACCCACTGAATGTTTTTTCCTCACATTGGTTTTTAGTTTAACCAAATACTGGCTTTGAAAATTGTTCTAAACGTCCTCATTCTGGCCTTTGCTTAAAAATTGTTTCTAATGCACAAAATGTCATCTTTTCAGCATATAACCACTTTGAAGTCTGTCAGTGCGTCTGGATACCTGAAAATGTAacgtttgctttttattttgaaattaccGGCGCCTGTTCTTCTAGTGTGCCTTGACTCCTCAGCACCGCTGCACACAGATGCGGGCAGACCGAACCGCCTCTCTGAGCCGTAAAGTAGCCCGAGAGCCTCAAATGTTTCAGCTTTTCATTAATGCCGTGAAGTTCTGGATCGGTCCAACTCATGTGGTGCTCACTTCCTTTACGTTGTCAAAAAAtctcaaagaaacacaaacaatatagcatttgtgttttgaaaacaaaaaagatgccACGTGTAGTTATCTGTACAAATGAAAACGAGCTATATTCTCAGTTTTAACCGAATAAGCCAGTTTGAGAAGATTtggaacaaaaataaaacagtcacATGATCCCCAACAACGAGATTAACTTCTGCAACGTTCAGCTCCTGAGAGCAAAT
The Oreochromis aureus strain Israel breed Guangdong linkage group 8, ZZ_aureus, whole genome shotgun sequence DNA segment above includes these coding regions:
- the LOC116329816 gene encoding 7-methylguanosine phosphate-specific 5'-nucleotidase-like codes for the protein MIYHVPWIYTPVRTVLAIWHQLTKTEIPELAKCSVLMRERSRVEETIHCMQRAGAGNLQVISDFDMTLTRFAHNGKRVPTTHNILDNRLLINEECTKKMRELLNTYYPIEIDASRSAEEKLPLMVEWWTKVHELLIQQKIRKDMLARAVKESSAMLREGYKVFFDHLAEHQVPLLILSAGVGDVLEEVIRQNHVFHPNVHIISNYMDFDHTGMLQAFKGQLIHTFNKREGALSHAAGLRELQGRPNVLLLGDSLGDLTMADGVSEPQNVLTVGFLNDQVEERKESYINSFDIVLVKDETMDVPNAILRYITSSRDNK
- the fkbp10b gene encoding peptidyl-prolyl cis-trans isomerase FKBP10, which gives rise to MFSFCIAFFLLISGSFVECNPSPVLGDVVVDRYFIPKDCAREVKSGDYVRYHYNATFVDGKTFDSSHQKGAAKVGLIGEGRLIAGMDKGLQGMCVNERRKITVPPQLAYGNTGAGDVVPPDATLVFDIHLLDLWNKADLVVTTTITTPKDCKRSVMRTDFVRYHFNGTLLDGTIFDSSYTRKQTHNTLVGEGWMIKGMDEGLLGMCVGEIRKIVVPPFKAYGEKGSGNEIPPQATLVFDVLLVDIHNPKDNITVENQLVPESCARRSVVGDYIRYHYNGTFLNGVTFDTSYQRNSTYNTYIGMGYVIMGMDQGLLGICIGEKRRITIPPHLAYGENGAGDVIPPSAVLVFDVHVIDFHNPNDTVAIQVIHRPEVCNETTEANDLVRYHYNCSLMDGTLLFSSHDYGSLQDVELGSDKVIDGLDQGLQGMCVGERRVITVPPHLGHGERGAAGVPSSAVLVFDIELLSFEKGVPPGYLFVWLEDTPADLFEALDMNKNAEVPQEEFAEFIKLQVTEGKGRIKPGLTMEQVVTDMFQNQDRNKDGVITANELKLKVDEDKEREQARHEEL